DNA from Panthera leo isolate Ple1 chromosome D2, P.leo_Ple1_pat1.1, whole genome shotgun sequence:
GTTCCTGGACAGAAAGTGGGAGAACAGGAACCTTAACCCTGGAATGTttcttcccaccagcaatgtgtatTCCTCCATCATATGCTGACCTTGGCAAAGCTGCCAGAGATATTTTCAACAAGGGATTTggtaagattctttttttctttccttttttttttttttttttttccttacccgTCCCCGATCAGAAGTGAAAATGTGTTTGGATTGCTTGAGGAAGTTAATAATTTTTTCAACTTGTAAATATCTTGCTGTGTTGGTTTGTTTACTAGATACATTTTAGataaaatttctgttaaaataGTAACAATCCACATCTTTCTCCACCCcagtttcctctattttttttttttcaaactgtagtTCATGGATTTtatctataagaaaaaaacagctgtgctttcttcatttcctttagatacaGCTTAGGTCTTGAGTGACTAGAATTATGATGTTTAAAGTGTTTTTGCTTTGGCAGTGGTTATTCCTAGTGGTTTAtggattttttcaaatgaatttgggttttcttcttgAAGATTTTGTTCCACATACACCCCCTCTACTTTGGATTATTCTTCCAGTTACTTAGTTGATTAATCCTAAAGGAAGATCTCTTTGGGATAATTGTTCTAAATGTCTGTATTAAATAAACTATTGGTTATTCCAAGACTTAAAGTTAATTTTCTGATCTGatatttaggttttaaaatggTTTGAAAACCATTTTTTGTGCCATATATACACCAGAACACTAGGCAAAGCTGCATGAGATGTTCTGTGCTGTACATGTTAGTTTACATAgagtaattaaaaatcttttcatttaaatgttgtATCAACCCACATTTTTATGCTCCTTTGAATATAtgaagtttttctgttttttatgtgATTTCAGCTATTGGTATGCATTTTTTATACAGAATAATCATTTTGTTATCTTTTACTCTCTACTTGAAGGTTTTGGGTTGGTGAAACTGGATGTGAAAACAAAGTCATGCAGTGGTGTGGTGAGTGTTAGATATCTAATAAATCCTGATGAActgttaaataattttcctttttctttttaaaaaacatttttaatgttaatccatttgagagcaagagcgtgcgtatgagtgggggagggtcagagagagagggagacacagaatctgaagcaggctccaggctctgagctggcagcacagccCTAcgccgggctccaactcacaaactgcgagatcatgactttgggatcatgacctgagccaaagtcggccacccaacccactgagccacccaggtgccccctgccttttttgtttttcagtgttcattcatttgtttgttagaAGAGAGAGCGGGAGCATGCGCACGCCCTTGCATGAGCAacggaggggtagagagagagaatcccaagcaagttccacactgctctgatgcagggcttgagctctgTGAGACCctaacctgaactgaaaccgagagtcagatgcttaattgactaaatCACCCAGGCGCTGCCCTGTTTTGAGATTGCTTTGGGGATGGTTATGTGTGTGAATACTGACTATTAACTGGTTATTTTGATAAATCCTTGCTGTAATTGTTAGCTCCCTTAGTGCATAtaactgatatttattaaaattgatcATATTGTAGTTTCTTAATGCACGGACTTGGATTTCAGGGGTATTATATTGGTCACATCTGTCATTTGGCTTCTTTGGTCTGTAAGGAAGCCCAAGTGTTCACTGGTTGCGCAGCTTACCTGCTCAGAGTAATAGTACAGAGCAGTGacttagtgtttgtttttgtgttcccACTCTTTAACCTCTTGAAGTCCTATATAAGCACTTGCTGTGCACTTGTGGCGTCACAAAAGCCttctgagaaaaatgaagactCAATCCTTGTTTAAAGAGCTTGTTTATTGCTGGTTGgagagacaaaataaactttaatctGGAGAACAATCAGAGAAGTGTATCTAGTACTAGATTGATTAATCAAAATCTTTGTTGGAGAGAAAAGGCTTTTTGTGGACAGCGGTTAAGGAACGCTTTACAGAATTAGGTTTAAGATCAAGAAGGATGTATATGGGTTGGACTCCATACAgtatgttttgtttccatttaatgTGTAACTCAGTGTGGTACTGCTCTTGTAGTATGTACCTGGCCCCAGATAAGTCCCTTTAACAGCTCGTTCTGTTTTCTCACCTAAACTTGCAGAGGTGTCCAGTTTGCTCCAGAATGTAGAAGCCTTAAGTGTTTGGTGATGGAGTGAAAGGTGTAAGCTGTTCCAGTGATGTCATCTGGTCCAATTCTGGTCCCACATGATGATCTTGATTTTGTGTCTTGAGGATTCCTTGgagatatagatgtatatatatatatacatacacacacacacacacatatatatatataggctggCTCATAACCTATAGGCTGATGGATGGCAGTGGGTGGAGCCTCAAGAGTCATTGGTCTTTGTCACTCAGGATTAAAAATAGCTACTTCCACATATTCAGCATTCCAAGTATTTGCTAGAAGAACATGCTCCATATGTATTGTTTTAGTAATGCTTTCCTTTTGTGTAGAGCACAGGAAGATGTGCAGAGCTTTCACAGTGCCAGTCCAATTTAATCCTCCAAAGGTAGATCTTGTTAATACAATTCAGGAAATTGAGACCCAGAAAAGTGTCTTCTTCAGTGTTACTCATTTACTAAATGACAGCCAGAACTGGATGCCAGGGCTCTTAAATTTTACATCCAGTGTTTTTTCCTAACAATCCAGTGCTTTTTAGTATGGGCACTGAGTGCCAAGCCTTGACTTGAAATTCCTGTTAAAGCATTTTACATCAGGAGATTGAGTCCATCTCACTGCAGAGCAATAGTTATACAAATGTTCTGTTTTCTAAGTGAGGGATGATTGGCCTTTTCTTCCActgatatatttttgatatttcctCACTCTTgcaggcatcacaatttcaggtTGAGTTCTATTAGTTAGATTAGCTGTCTTCTTTAGACTTGGCTTTCCATTGGCCAAAGTGTGTAGCCATCATTAGCAGACAAATTGTGAATCAGAACACTCAGtaggtattttaatattttaacttggAAGTTTGCCTGTCTGTATAATAAACTTTGAAAGATTATTaggtttttggattttctatagcAGATTGTAAATTTCAGTAAGGCCTCCATATTATGCCTTCCTTTCCAGTTGGTGTGCAATTAGGGATTGGCAAGTTACTTATATTTGCTGCAAACATAAGATTATGTGGTGTACTTCAAATTAATACCTGTATTAGATTGTTTTCTCTACTGATATTATCTATCATACATAATATAGTTTACATCATGCATGATAAAACCAGTTGTAGAGCAAATCTTTTCCTACTTTGTTTCGTTTTTAATGAGAATGTGAAAGATGTTTGGGAAGGTATGAAATCTTAGGAAAACTTCATctcagaaaaatagaatattggGGTTaccaaagattttaaattttttgttatggCATGAATTCTTCCTACACTGGAGTGCTTTCTGTTGTAGGAATTTTCAGGAAACATTTCCTAATAGTGTGTCAGTTATTATAAATGCTCATTTTAGTGATGGGAGGGCATCTATGATTAACCATACTAACCTTCGTGTTTTATTTAATATCAGGCAGAAAGGAAACAGTGCCAAAACATTCATTCCTCCCTGCCACCTTccctgatttttaaattccaaataaaattacCTTAGTGGAAGTTTCCTTAAAAGGTCTACAGTTTGTTGTTCATTTGAGAATTAGATACAGGTTAACTTGTGATTGACTGGTTGGAAATGTCCAGTGTATGTAAGGTGGCAGTTAGTAACTGACAGGCTAATTTGTTCTTGTGTGTACTCACAGTAGCAGAGGATAGGAATAtttggaaaactagaaaaaaggaTTAGTGAAATTACTGTATTTTAGTGGGGTTTTATGTAAGTTAGGCAGTGATTCTTCTAGGCTTACAAGAAAGTTCATGAAGTCATTTATTGTCTTACTAGGAATTCTCAACATCTGGTTCATCTAACACAGACACTGGTAAAGTTACTGGAACCTTGGAGACCAAATATAAATGGTGTGAGTATGGTCTGACTTTCACAGAAAAATGGAACACTGATAACACTCTGGGAACAGAAATAGCAATTGAAGACCAGGTAACATTTTGAACATGTGTtttagtattaatttatttttgtaattcaaaaaggaaataatgatgaaaacaaattctttttctctcaaaatagatttgTCAAGGTTTGAAACTGACATTTGATACTACCTTTTCACCAAACACGGGGTAAGCATGTACAGACATTTTTAGCTGCTTTAaatttcgtttttatttttaagtaatctctatatccagtgTGGAGCTTTagctcaaccctgagatcaagagtcgtatgctctagcaactgagccagccaggcacccctttatctGCTTTAAGTTTAAAAGCATTTCTGTATATTTAGGAAAGGTGCACGTTTACTGTTTGATAGCTTCCTTAACTTCCTTGTGGTGGTGAATTTCTGTTTTTGCCTTTGGAAGATGATGAGTACTACAGTCGCTATTGTTGGCTTCCCTTCAAATATATGCCTCTTCCCATTGTGGCACTAACTTGGGTAATTAACATGTTTCTAATAGGCTTTTGTGACTGATTGCCAGTCGTGCAAAAAGCAATCTTCTGATGGTGGTAGAAGTCCAGTAACTCCATGTTCCCTTGTTTTTTAGCTCACTGAGCTGTATCTTCTTTACCTCTTAGGGTTATCCTGCTACTGCTTTTACTCCCCATTTATGCTGCAGTTCATAAatccctcttgtgctctctgtgCAGAGGTTGAGTGTGTAAGGCTTTCCCACTGGCACCAGTTTTAagtcagtttgttctttttccagaaagaaaagtgGTAAAATCAAGTCTTCTTACAAGAGGGAGTGTATAAACCTCGGTTGTGATGTTGACTTTGATTTTGCTGGACCTGCAATCCATGGTTCAGCTGTCTTTGGTTATGAGGGCTGGCTTGCTGGGTACCAGATGACCTTTGACAGTGCCAAATCAAAGCTGACAAGAAACAACTTTGCAGTGGGCTACAGGACTGGGGACTTCCAGCTACACACTAATGTGTGAGTATTTCCTTTGTGGGTTATGGGGACATAGGACCTGGGAGTGGTATTGATGTCACCTGTCATTTCTTATGAACCCAGGTACAATCTAAAggatttctcttaaaaaaaaaaaaaagaatttctgcctttttaaaagaaagtttctttatttattttgagagtgtgtgtgcacgcatgtgtgggaggggcagagagagagagagagagacagagagagagagacagagagacacagagagagagagaattccaggcaggctccacgctgtcagcgcagagctcgactaggggctcaaactcacaaactgccagatcatgacctgagctaaaatcaagagtcggatgcttaaccaccttaGCCACCCAGTACCCCTAAAGGATCTCTCTTAACACAAAAAGATCATCATCCTTAGGCATTTCTGGGTGCCCTTAGAAGTGTATAGTAAAAAATGTTAGTCTGACTTTTGGTGCTGAGAgagtaaatgtttaatttatatgaGGCTTGATGTGCTCTGGAGTTTTAGAAAAGGCTAAGATGTTGCCAAATTACCAGTATGTTTGACTTGTCTGTGATATCTGAGGTGCTGAGTTGGTAGGATTGCCTAAAATGAATGGTGTTTTTACCTAACCCAAATTAGGTATGTATGTTGAAAGGATTTAAGAATTTTTCTCCCTTATAAAAACAACGGATTATTAAATAGCAGAAGTACAAAGAAGAAGACCAAAATTTCTCATAATCCTAATCCTACCATCTAGATGTATAATCTTTGTTACCTGATAATGTTTGGGAGTtttcttatatgtaaatatagaaaatatgtattacAAAGCCTGGTTTATAATCCCTCCCGTACTACCTCAatacattttgataattttattgtAGCATTCTACAGCATGATTATTAGTGGCTGGGTGGTAATTAATTCTACTGAATGATTTATCATGATTTGTATGACCTTACTTTGGGGCATACATTGGAATAAAGACCTTTTAAAACACGTTTTCAGTGGAATACTAGAGACCCATGTGAGCAATATAACTATAGCATTGTTTAACTATAATTCTACAGTAACAGCTTAGTGCTGTAGACATTACAGTGTCTGTTTTAGATTTACTAATTTAAAGTATCTTACAGCAATGATGGGACAGAATTTGGAGGATCAATTTATCAGAAAGTATGTGAAGATCTTGACACTTCAGTAAACCTTGCTTGGACATCAGGTACCAACTGCACTCGCTTTGGCATTGCAGCCAAATATCAGTTGGACCCCACTGCTTCCATTTCTGTGAGTACTGCTGTGGGCTTAGAGTGGGCTCTTTGCTTGTGGGAATTCATCTTTGGGTAGATTGAATTGTATTGAAAGTTTGAACCGTGGTTCACAGGATCCCTAGTTTACTCCTAGATTGGAATTAGAATTTGTAATGCTGCATTTTCTGTGGAGACAGTGTTAGAAGTTTGTTACCAGGTCATAGTTTGTTTAACCTCAAAAGCTGCTCAGTTAGTGTGGATAATAACCCTGAGCTCCAAGCCTGTCTAAGCTCAGGGAAGCCAGTGTTTTGGCCCCAGGCCAGGAGTAATAGCATTTTAATTGTTACTTTGTCTTTCTGTAGGAAATAGTAGTACTATGTTAGTTGGACTCTGTCTTTATGGTTAACAAAATATCTTTAGATTTGGTCTTCAGGGTCTGTGGTACAAATGCTGTTTTGCAGGTGGAGATCCCAAAgcttagagagagaaaggactttCCTTACTGCTAGGCCCAGAGCAGAAGGGGTAGAACCAGGATTGGACTTGTACATCTTTTGATTTCCCTCCTGGCCAGGGTGACCACTAGCTCATCCTGCTTTGCCTGGGACTATTCCAGCTTTTAGCATTAAGAGTCCTGCAtcccaggggcacatgggtggctcagtcggcaaagtgttccactttggctcaggtcataatttcacggtttgtgagtttgagccaagtgtcaggctctgtgctgacaactcagaacctagagcctgcttcggattctgtgtctccctctctctctgcctctccccgccagcgctctatctttctctcaaaataataaacattaaaaaaaaaaaaaagtcttgcatCCCAAGGACTCCCTTCCACCTGTTCTTGGTTAGTTGGGGTGGATAGTCATCCTAGTCCTTttcttaggcttttttttttttttttaatgtttgtttttgagagagagagacagacagcttgagcaggaggaggggcagagagagagggagacacagaatcgaaagcggactctaggctctgcactgtccgcacggagcccgaccgggggctcgaacccatgaaccatgagatcatgacctgagccaaagttgcacactcaactgactgagctacccagtcgcTTTGCTTCTTTGCTATTTCATCTTTCAGTCATAGTGGGTTTAGGGTAGAAGGGCGTGCGGTGTCTGAGAGTGTAGAGGCAAGGCACTGGCTCTAGTTTGAGGCACATTAGCAGCTGTT
Protein-coding regions in this window:
- the VDAC2 gene encoding voltage-dependent anion-selective channel protein 2 → MATYGQSCARPMCIPPSYADLGKAARDIFNKGFGFGLVKLDVKTKSCSGVEFSTSGSSNTDTGKVTGTLETKYKWCEYGLTFTEKWNTDNTLGTEIAIEDQICQGLKLTFDTTFSPNTGKKSGKIKSSYKRECINLGCDVDFDFAGPAIHGSAVFGYEGWLAGYQMTFDSAKSKLTRNNFAVGYRTGDFQLHTNVNDGTEFGGSIYQKVCEDLDTSVNLAWTSGTNCTRFGIAAKYQLDPTASISAKVNNSSLIGVGYTQTLRPGVKLTLSALVDGKSINAGGHKLGLALELEA